The region TCTGAAGATTTTGTTTGCCCATTTTATGGCCCATTAACAAATGCTCAGTGTGCGCTGTCATAATTCATATTTTCAATTGCGATCCAGGCCGTTGGCATCGGGGCCGCCCTGGCCGGATTCTACGAGTGGCAGAAGTTTGACGAGGGCTCCACCGAGCACCTGGAGAAGTTCATCCAGCTGGGCATGGCCGGTGCCCTGATCCTGGCCGCTCTTATAGGCTGCATGGGGGCCTTCCTTGGCTCCATCAAGGTCATGGTGGTGGTGAGTAGTTGTGGCTTGGCCAGTTGGTGAATTTCCGTAACTTTAATTGCCACAAGTTTTAGCACCTGGTAGTGCTCCTCGCCCTGATTGGCGCGCACATCTGGAAGCTGTCCCACTACAACGAATCGAAGCAACTGGACGCCACCGAGGTGTTTGTGATGGATCTCTGGATGAAGGAGCTGGTGCATCACGGCGCCATGCAGCACCTGCAGCAAGAGGTGGGATCAAGATGTCAAGATTTCCTTTCCATTCCTTTGACTTGACTTAAACCACCTTTCAGTACGAGTGTTGTGGCGACAAGGGCTTCTCCGATTACACTAGTCTGAACATGAAGGTGCCTCGCAGCTGTTTTCACACCAAGGATGGCATTCACGCCTTCCATCCCTACGCCGAAGGATGTATGGCAGCCGTGAAGCGGGCATATCTGCAGATATATCGATACGAGAAGTGGGCGCACTGCGGACTCATTGGATACGAGGTAAGTACTTATTCTATAATGCCAACTGGTATCGATAGAAATCATAGAAAGTATTATTAAACAAATTTGATTTGCGTGGGCAACACACAGAGGGAATTACCATAGCTCTATATCTTTTAGTATCTCAGAGATAGAGATCGAACCGGCTGTTAGTGcttatcaagaatatatataatttaatgtcGGAATGGAGGAAACGGTTCccttatacatatacacattTATCTTAACTCAGATCAAAGAATTTATAGTTTTACAAATAAATCCTCAATCTTTAACTATATATTCTCCTTTCCTTACAGGTTGTGGGCATTATCTTGGGCATTACCTTGTGCTGCCAGCTCACCAGTAAGACTCGCCGCTATACCTACTAAGTTTCTACATGCATTTGCCACTTGGTTACTCAATAAACAATCGTCTTGATACCATCTAAGATCAAACTTCGTGCAGCAGCTGGGCCCGAGAACCAGTAACGTGGTTGGAGCGGGGCTCCCGACGCACACCTGGTGGCACCTGCCGCCTGGCCAGACGCTGGCGCTGGCGAGTTCGAAAGAGCAGCACGCTGAGCACGGCCGTCTGCATCAGTATAATGACCTAGGGAGGGTAAAGAATGTAGTGGCTGTATTGATCTACTGCATCCGAGTCAACTGCCCACCTCAAGGCCAACGATGGCCCACATGTAGAGCTTATCGCGCTGATGTATGTAGCGTCGGCTTTTGTCCAGCTTTTGCAGGCAGTCGTGCGGATACGTGTGCTCCGCGGTGTCATTGGCCGTGGCCTGATAACAGCTCTCGGGTACCAGCAAATGCAAGCGTCTGTAGTCGGC is a window of Drosophila bipectinata strain 14024-0381.07 chromosome 2R, DbipHiC1v2, whole genome shotgun sequence DNA encoding:
- the Tsp42Eo gene encoding protein late bloomer isoform X2 gives rise to the protein MDLWMKELVHHGAMQHLQQEYECCGDKGFSDYTSLNMKVPRSCFHTKDGIHAFHPYAEGCMAAVKRAYLQIYRYEKWAHCGLIGYEVVGIILGITLCCQLTSKTRRYTY
- the Tsp42Eo gene encoding protein late bloomer isoform X1 yields the protein MPTVRVCLQWTSIVFNTITLAVGIGAALAGFYEWQKFDEGSTEHLEKFIQLGMAGALILAALIGCMGAFLGSIKVMVVHLVVLLALIGAHIWKLSHYNESKQLDATEVFVMDLWMKELVHHGAMQHLQQEYECCGDKGFSDYTSLNMKVPRSCFHTKDGIHAFHPYAEGCMAAVKRAYLQIYRYEKWAHCGLIGYEVVGIILGITLCCQLTSKTRRYTY